One segment of Pecten maximus unplaced genomic scaffold, xPecMax1.1, whole genome shotgun sequence DNA contains the following:
- the LOC117320949 gene encoding uncharacterized protein LOC117320949 — protein sequence MKITEVPLGRPGPADIGVDYICLEWESAERDDVTHYEIRMKLASDESWNKTIIPTEDRRPSHRVDDLLQNTGYEFMFRAVYLDGSTSAFSPKSLEIKTKCSEQHNVLQRCLKIHEGPPSVYKLPLLRIHESEDDMTRKLVFGTSTSHREKTILMIGPSESGKTTLIEGLVNHCLGVKWEDDFRFAITDETSTHKGSHTELITYYKVHPIRENGDFILNIIDTPSLKDSSKSTKNNQELLKRLHWFLSTKHLEGINRGIHAVCFVTPANPVQYDGIDNHLRDIFDSIMSICGVNMLENVIPMLTFADGKSPSVLANLSAVGVPTHHHFVFNNSTLFPPYSTDAQLGKTFWQLGSRGNEEFLKYLPNMKPYRIFENTVVQRPVLRKPDERHEIIMHLIGNYTEIDVRLNNLLRLQADRDTVKRCAVDIEKGQTLSCDDTEFVLKGIPLMDGVNICKDCNSICHYPCRIKTSCELYKCFSMKDQTYCTACEGKCHWKRHRLYDHQNSRKIQYDILKAKYELGVEEKIPADYMLLSIKRAFVSSLEEVISLISETAEYSNELQGVQQGEKDFMMHMIDREEQEKEPRSEKRLELLRAIHKKPTTSVADPNTWLHEMGFVDW from the exons ATGAAAATAActgaggttccccttggtcgtCCAGGACCAGCTGACATCGGCGTTGACTACATCTGCCTGGAATGGGAAAGTGCCGAGAGAGATGACGTCACTCATTATGAGATTCGGATGAAATTAGCCAGTGACGAATCATGGAACAAGACTATTATTCCAACGGAAGATAGGCGACCGTCACATCGTGTCGACGATCTTTTACAAAATACCGGGTATGAATTCATGTTTAGAGCTGTTTATCTAGATGGCAGTACCAGTGCGTTCAGTCCCAAGAGTTTGGAAATAAAGACGAAATGCTCAGAGCAGCATAATGTTCTTCAGCGCTGCCTAAAGATACATGAGGGGCCGCCAAGTGTTTACAAACTTCCCCTTCTGAGGATACACGAATCAGAGGACGACATGACGCGAAAACTTGTTTTCG GGACCTCTACTTCTCATCGAGAGAAAACGATACTGATGATTGGCCCAAGTGAATCAGGGAAAACCACACTCATAGAAGGACTTGTCAACCACTGTCTTGGAGTTAAGTGGGAAGACGACTTCAGATTCGCAATAACTGATGAAACTTCTACTCACAAG GGGTCACACACCGAATTGATCACTTACTACAAAGTACATCCAATTAGAGAGAACGGCGACTTCATTTTGAATATCATTGATACCCCAAGCCTGAAAGACAGTTCAAAATCAACCAAGAATAACCAAGAGCTTCTCAAACGCCTTCACTGGTTCTTATCCACTAAACATCTCGAGGGGATCAACCGTGGAATCCATGCTGTTTGCTTCGTCACGCCCGCAAATCCTGTCCAGTATGACGGTATCGACAACCATTTACGCGACATATTCGACAGTATAATGTCAATTTGCGGTGTCAACATGCTGGAGAACGTTATCCCAATGTTAACGTTTGCCGATGGAAAAAGTCCATCCGTGCTAGCCAACCTCTCAGCGGTTGGTGTTCCGACACACCATCACTTTGTCTTCAATAATTCGACACTCTTCCCTCCATACTCAACAGACGCTCAATTAGGGAAAACGTTTTGGCAGTTGGGATCCAGAGGGAATGAAGAATTTCTTAAGTATTTGCCGAACATGAAACCTTATCGAATTTTCGAGAATACTGTGGTACAAAGACCAGTCCTTAGGAAACCAGACGAAAGACATGAGATAATTATGCATTTGATAGGAAATTACACAGAGATTGACGTCAGACTCAATAATCTTCTGAGATTACAGGCTGACAGAGACACCGTGAAAAGGTGTGCCGTAGACATTGAGAAAGGTCAAACGCTTTCGTGCGATGATACAGAATTTGTGTTAAAAGGAATCCCGTTAATGGACGGTGTTAATATCTGCAAAGATTGCAACTCAATTTGTCACTATCCGTGTCGTATCAAGACGAGCTGTGAATTATACAAGTGTTTCTCAATGAAAGATCAAACTTACTGCACAGCATGCGAAGGTAAATGTCACTGGAAGAGGCACAGGCTCTATGATCATCAAAACTCCCGAAAGATACAGTACGATATCCTGAAAGCAAAATATGAACTTGGCGTGGAAGAAAAGATACCAGCTGACTACATGCTACTGAGCATCAAAAGGGCTTTTGTGTCTTCGCTGGAAGAAGTGATCTCTCTGATTTCAGAAACAGCCGAATATAGCAACGAGCTGCAAGGAGTTCAACAAGGCGAAAAGGACTTTATGATGCATATGATCGACAGAGAAGAACAGGAAAAGGAACCTCGGTCGGAGAAACGCTTGGAACTACTGCGTGCTATCCACAAAAAACCAACAACTTCCGTGGCTGACCCAAATACTTGGCTGCATGAAATGGGATTCGTCGACTGGTAA